One Paroedura picta isolate Pp20150507F chromosome 16, Ppicta_v3.0, whole genome shotgun sequence genomic region harbors:
- the FUZ gene encoding protein fuzzy homolog, producing MWEESGDSVTLLCLTASSGVPLYCRSRGDSVKQQLPFSVIGSLNGVHMFGSNLDVLLTAASTENTRVVWKVFHNSITLIVLSSDEGESDFSLGRLLDNVFNAMVLVLGLEELVNARNIERLKKDLKACYRLIDSFLELGKCSADLTHYVECTVVPSRAILQECLEAFASSAESRFGSLLTGGHVLCATEQWWQLAAQEAMLLIWVVRTLPPHTSRDLPVYLPHGSPTVPHRFLTFQLVPGLEVVLLCGPSPSLQYLADELVKQFWLPLLDLLKQTARASPRCLPPSTSLAPGILGLLLINQEQRKSLFTVQPHGTRAEGSEMPLKSRLCALRSFYALAISLYFPSEKSEGSTGPLQEEFLAGFAHHPQHCYIVSATYKAYAIHGRRHQLFLLLKPNVPTFALRSLATSTLQALTAEDSAL from the exons atgtgGGAGGAAAGCGGCGACTCCGTGACCTTGCTGTGCCTTACAGCCAGCAGTGGAGTGCCCTTGTATTGCAGGAGCCGCGGTGACTCCGTCAAGCAGCAG CTCCCCTTCTCTGTGATTGGCTCCCTCAATGGGGTTCACATGTTTGGTTCCAACTTGGATGTCCTGCTGACAGCTGCCTCTACAGAGAACACTCGTGTGGTGTGGAAAGTGTTCCACAACAG CATCACCCTTATTGTCCTGTCCTCAGACGAAGGTGAAAGTGACTTCAGCCTTGGGAGACTCCTTGACAATGTCTTCAATGCCATG GTGttggtgttgggcctggaggaaTTGGTGAATGCACGTAACATTGAACGTCTCAAAAAGGACCTGAAG GCATGTTACAGGTTGATTGACAGTTTCCTGGAGCTTGGCAAATGCAGCGCTGACCTGACCCACTACGTGGAGTGTACTGTGGTGCCCTCCAGGGCCATCCTGCAG GAATGCCTGGAAGCCTTTGCCAGCTCAGCTGAGTCAAGGTTTGGCAGTCTGCTTACTGGGGGCCATGTGTTGTGCGCCACGGAGCAATGGTGGCAGCTTGCAGCTCAGGAGGCCATGCTGCTGATATGGGTGGTGCGCACACTGCCCCCCCACACCTCCCGCGATCTGCCCGTTTACCTTCCTCATGGCAGTCCTACA GTTCCTCACCGATTCCTGACCTTCCAGCTTGTTCCTGGTTTGGAGGTGGTGCTGTTGTGTGGGCCGAGTCCCTCCTTGCAGTACCTGGCTGATGAG CTAGTGAAGCAGTTTTGGCTCCCATTGCTGGATCTCCTGAAGCAGACCGCCAGAGCCTCTCCTCGCTGTCTCCCCCCAAGCACATCCCTTGCCCCTGGCATCCTTGG GTTACTGTTGATCAACCAAGAACAGAGGAAAAGCCTCTTCACAGTACAACCTCATGGCACCCGGGCAGAAG GATCCGAGATGCCTCTGAAGAGTCGCCTCTGTGCCCTTCGCTCTTTCTACGCTTTAGCTATCTCTTTGTACTTTCCCTCTGAGAAGTCAGAAGGGAGCACAG GGCCTTTGCAGGAGGAGTTCCTGGCCGGTTTTGCACACCACCCGCAGCACTGCTACATAGTCAGTGCCACATACAAGGCCTATGCCATCCACGGGAGGCGGCACCAACTCTTCCTACTCCTGAAGCCAAATGTGCCCACCTTTGCCCTGCGCTCCCTGGCAACCAGCACGCTGCAGGCCCTCACAGCTGAGGATTCTGCCCTCTGA